CAGTAGAACTGCCTCCCGGTTTTTACGAGCTAACCCCAAGAGAACGGGAAGTTCTGGCATTAATTGGTAAAGGCGCTAACAATCGCGAAATTGCCGAAACTCTATTCTTATCGGAAGGAACCGTGAAAAACCACGTCACCAATATTCTCAGTCGCCTGCATTTGCGCGATCGCACTCAGGCTGCACTCTTTGCTGTTTCTCTACCTCGCCTGAATTCAGATTAAGGCAGTTTTGAGGCGATCGGCTCCACAATCAACGTGGTATTTTTCCGCGCCACTACCTTGACAAATTGTCCGGGTAACAATCTGAGATTGTCTTCACACTTTGCATCCCAATAACTCCCTCTATAGCTCACCCTATTTCTCCTGTGTATCCAGAACTGGGGTGACTCAGAGACGATCGCCTTCCAAAGACTCATGACTTTTGTCATGGGTTCGAGATGACCTTTGGCTCTGTTGTGCTGTGGGCGATCGCCAATACCTTGGAACTATTCCAGGCAATTGAGGAAAATGCCATGTTTCTAAGGACTCGCACCAACCGTTCTCAAGGGTTTGCTAACCGGTTAAATTTGGGAGAGCCGAAATTTGTTTTAGCCAACTTACCTGTTAATGGCTCTGGAGTCCCGGAGTTCAACCCTCCCATCCCTGCAGAACAACAAGCCAATATCGAGCAATTCAGAACGGGTGTACGAGAGAGTATTGACAACCCCCCCTCAGAAACAGCGATCGCTCAGTTGCAAACAACAGTTGAGAGCGCGATCGCAGATGGCTCGGTGACTCTGGAGGAAAAGCAGGCGATCGCCGCAGCCAGACAAGATCTGGTGGAGAGCATGGGAGTGACGGAAGCAGAAAAGAGTCTCATTATCGAAGATGTACAAACTATCGTCAGCTTTGCGATCGAGAACCGGGTATCGCCAGAACAACAGGAAAATATTGCCCAACTGCGCAGCAATCTGCAAACTAGTATTGACAACCCTCCCTCGGAAGACAGTATCGAACAATTGCAGACAACCGTTGGGAACGCGATCGCAGATGATTCCTTAACCGCAGAAGAGCAGCAGGCGATCGCCCAAGCCACCCAAGACGTATTCCAGAGCATGGGATTAACTCCAGTCGAAATGCTTGTCATTGCCAGCGATCTGCAAACCATCGTCCAATCTATCCAACTCCCCACAGAAGATGGACAATCAGCCATCGACGTACTCGCCAACGGCGGTAGCTTAGATCCCTCCATTCTGGAAAATACTGTAACTGATGCTTTCGCAATGAGAGCTGGTGGAAACCATTTCGCTCCCATCACTACCTTATTTGGAAATACCGAAAGCAACAGTTTTGGTTCCCCAACAGCCAATTTCCCCATGCCAGGAAATGGCGCAACCTTAGGAAGTCAAGTCCCTGAGTTCATAGCTGCGATCGCGGAAGGTGGTCTTGCTAACTTGAGTCAAGGATTTACCTTTATCGGTTAACAACTGCAACAATTGGCGGAATAAGTATCGATCTCCATTGTTAATATTAATTATTCATTGGTATTATGACCAATCATCCTTTCCTCCTGCCCGTCGATCGCGTTTTAAACCTCTTAGACGAGATTACCGCACAGTTCGGCTTAAACGTGCCGCCCATTGTTAATATGGATTATCTGCGATCGCTGCCTGCCGATAGCTTTGGTTATGCTTGGGTGAAACACTTAGACGATCGCAACTTAAAACCATTCACTCGAGGACTCAGACGGAAACAACTTCATGATGGCGTTCACGTGCTGACTGGCTATGATACCGATGCGATCGGGGAAGCAGAAGTACAGGCATTTCTGTTGGGAGCCAAATTCCGCCCAGTTCATGTTCTCGTTCTGGGAATTATCCTCCTCGGAGTCCAGCGGCGGCGCAAGTACCAACTCATTTCAGCCACCCGCTCTCAGGTCAAAGAGTGTATAACTCGTGCCTATCATCGCGGCCGAGAATCCAACTTTGAGCCAGATACTTGGCAACCGGAACATCTCTGGAACCATTCATTGCGAGATGTGCAGTTAATGTTCGGACTCCAAACTCACTAGACAAATACTAGAAATTAATAAATGCTAAGGGGCGAATTTTGGTTCGCCCCTTAGTTTTGTATGATTATGCGATCGCATTGTTGCCAATTTCACTCTGTTGGAAACTCCTACTTGGAAAAAATGGCGCGATCGCCTACTGGATCTGAACTCTACGATTCCGAAAAGATAAAGCTTTTCGGAGAGTGACAGAAGAGGGTTACTTTGCTCCGACGAGTTCTACAGATTCTTGACGCGCTTCCCAGTTCACCCAATCTTGAGCTTTCAGGAAAATATCGTAGAGTTCGGCTTCATGGGTACCGGGTTCGGGAGTATAGCAATATTCCCAGCGCACCAGGGGAGGTAGAGACATGAGAATAGACTCCGTGCGGCCGTTGGTTTGCAAGCCAAAAATAGTACCGCGATCGTAGACGAGGTTAAACTCAACATAGCGTCCGCGACGATAGAGCTGGAAGTTGCGATGGCGATCGCTATATTCGAGGCCTTGCCGGCGATCGACAATGGGCAGATACGCCGACAGGAAGGAGTCTCCACAGCTTTGCGCTAATCCAAATAATTCTTCCCAACTGTGGTGAGTTTCGCCCAGGGTTTTACTGTAAGCCGCCGCTTCTCCTTCCGGTTTGCGTCCTCGGTAGAGTCCTCCACGACCGTCTTGGTAGTCAAAGAAGATACCGCCAATGCCTCGGGCTTCTTGCCGATGTTTCAAGTAAAAATATTCGTCGCACCAACGCTTGAACGCAGGATAATACTTCTCGTCGTGGCGATCGCAGGCATCTTTAATCGTTTGATGGAAATGAATTGCATCTTCGGCAAAGGGATAGTAGGGAGTGAGGTCTACTCCACCGCCAAACCACCAAACGGGACCGGCTTCAAAATAGCGATAGTTCAGGTGAACGGTGGGAATAAACGGACTGCGCGGATGCAGCACCATAGAAGTTCCCGTGGCGAAGAAGGGGTGGCCTTCTGCTTCCGGTCGTTGGGCTAAAATTGAAGGAGGCAGACCTTTTCCCCAGACTTCGGAGAAATTAACTCCAGCTTGCTCGAAGATATTTCCATCTCGCATAACTCGGGAGCGACCGCCTCCACCTTCCGGTCTGTCCCACTGGTCTTGTTGAAATGTCGCCTTGCCATCAACCTTCTCTAAACCTTCACAAATCCGGTCTTGTAACCCCTGAACCCAGGTCTTGAAGCGATCGCGAGAATCAGTGGGGGGCAACTCTGGAGGTTCGCCAGTTTGAGAAATAGGAATGTGAGGATGACTCATAATACGTTAGTGAATTATCGTGGGTTACAGTTCAATTTCAATTCTCATTACTGTATAGCGATTAAGCACAAAGCGAGGATTCTTTTTCAAAACTTAACATTGCAGCAAATTTAGCGATTAAATTTCTACAGAGTTTTTCTGCCAGTTTAAAAAGTGTAACGTAACATCAGTTTTGGTTAAGAATCTAATTCCCCGAAAAAGATTCGTTATATGATGATGCATCGATAAATGAATGTAATTCGTCAGTTCTTATGGTTAGTACTCTCCCCGAACCGCAGATCGAAGAACTCAAGCCCGGCATCAAAGCTCCCGTCCGAGAAACTCTACTGACTCCAAGATTTTATACCACGGATTTTGATGCGATCGCCGCCATGGACATCTCCAGTCAAGAAGAGGAGCTGCGCGCCATGGTTGCCGAGATGAAAGCAGATTACAACCGGCATCACTTCGTCCGCAACGACAGCTTTAACCAATCTTGGGAGCACCTGGACTCCAAAACTCGCAGTGTCTTTGTTGACTTTCTCGAACGCTCTTGCACCTCGGAATTCTCGGGCTTTCTCCTGTTTAAAGAACTCTCGCGGAAGCTGAAAACGACAAAACCCTTATTATCGGAAGTCTTTAGCCTGATGGCACGAGACGAAGCTCGTCATGCAGGGTTCTTAAACAAAGCCATGAGCGACTTTAATATTTCCCTGGATCTGGGATATCTGACGAAAAACCGCACTTATACCTTCTTTAAGCCAGAGTGGATTATCTACGCCGTTTATCTTTCCGAGAAAATCGGTTACTGGCGCTATATCACGATTTATCGCCATTTAGAAAATCATCCCGAATACCAGTTCTATCCGCTCTTCCAGTTCTTTGAAAGCTGGTGTCAAGACGAAAATCGTCATGGAGATATCTTTACGGCTCTCTTGCGATCGCAACGGAAAATGTGGGACAGTTGGCATGGTAAGCTTTGGGCCAAGTTCTTCTTGCTGACGGTATTCGTCACCCACTCACTCACCGTAGACGAGCGCGCCGACTTCTATGAGTCTGTCGGTCTCGACGCGCGAGAGTTCGATCGAATTGTGGTTCGCAATACCAACGCTACGGCAGCGCGATCGTTTCCCGTGGTGCTCGATGTCGAACATCCGGAATTCTTCCCGCGAGTCTATCGTTGTTCGGAGCGGAATATGCAGCTAGCGGCGATCGATCGCACGGATGCACCTAAAGTTGTGAAATTCTTGCGCAAATTGCCTCTGATGGCCGGTATTGGCTGGGATATGCTGCGGTTATATCTGCTGAAATCCATCGATGCGGAAGCCTTGCGCGGTACAGTACGCTAATTGAGTATTATGAACTTTCAGTGAAGATTCATAGTTAAATCTTGTCACGGGTTCGTCTCATCTCTTACGATCCTCGACAAAGCAGGATGGTCAATAACTGTAGTGAACGAGCCAAATCAACCACTGAATATTGCTGTTTTCGGCGCAGGACGATGGGGAAACCATTTAATCCGTAACTTTTGGGAAAACGATCGCAGTCACCTAGTTGCTATTGTCGATCCCAATCCCGATCGCCTGCAAGCCGTGCAAAGCCGGTATAATTTAGACGCCAGCGTCGAACTCACCGATGACTGGCAAGGAATTCTGCAACGCAAAGATATCGAAGCCGTGGCGATCGCAACTCCAGCAACAACTCACTATACTCTAATCGACCGCGCCTTGCGAGAAAACTGCCACGTCCTCGCCGAAAAACCCCTCACCTTAGATGCCGAGGAATGCTTGCAACTGTGCCATTTAGCCGACGGACAAAAACGGCAGCTCGTCGTCGATCATACCTATCTGTTCCATCCGGTGGTGCAACAGGGAAAAGAAACTATTG
This window of the Roseofilum casamattae BLCC-M143 genome carries:
- a CDS encoding NfeD family protein, whose protein sequence is MTKVMSLWKAIVSESPQFWIHRRNRVSYRGSYWDAKCEDNLRLLPGQFVKVVARKNTTLIVEPIASKLP
- a CDS encoding Coq4 family protein; this encodes MTNHPFLLPVDRVLNLLDEITAQFGLNVPPIVNMDYLRSLPADSFGYAWVKHLDDRNLKPFTRGLRRKQLHDGVHVLTGYDTDAIGEAEVQAFLLGAKFRPVHVLVLGIILLGVQRRRKYQLISATRSQVKECITRAYHRGRESNFEPDTWQPEHLWNHSLRDVQLMFGLQTH
- the hemF gene encoding oxygen-dependent coproporphyrinogen oxidase, which encodes MSHPHIPISQTGEPPELPPTDSRDRFKTWVQGLQDRICEGLEKVDGKATFQQDQWDRPEGGGGRSRVMRDGNIFEQAGVNFSEVWGKGLPPSILAQRPEAEGHPFFATGTSMVLHPRSPFIPTVHLNYRYFEAGPVWWFGGGVDLTPYYPFAEDAIHFHQTIKDACDRHDEKYYPAFKRWCDEYFYLKHRQEARGIGGIFFDYQDGRGGLYRGRKPEGEAAAYSKTLGETHHSWEELFGLAQSCGDSFLSAYLPIVDRRQGLEYSDRHRNFQLYRRGRYVEFNLVYDRGTIFGLQTNGRTESILMSLPPLVRWEYCYTPEPGTHEAELYDIFLKAQDWVNWEARQESVELVGAK
- the acsF gene encoding magnesium-protoporphyrin IX monomethyl ester (oxidative) cyclase — encoded protein: MVSTLPEPQIEELKPGIKAPVRETLLTPRFYTTDFDAIAAMDISSQEEELRAMVAEMKADYNRHHFVRNDSFNQSWEHLDSKTRSVFVDFLERSCTSEFSGFLLFKELSRKLKTTKPLLSEVFSLMARDEARHAGFLNKAMSDFNISLDLGYLTKNRTYTFFKPEWIIYAVYLSEKIGYWRYITIYRHLENHPEYQFYPLFQFFESWCQDENRHGDIFTALLRSQRKMWDSWHGKLWAKFFLLTVFVTHSLTVDERADFYESVGLDAREFDRIVVRNTNATAARSFPVVLDVEHPEFFPRVYRCSERNMQLAAIDRTDAPKVVKFLRKLPLMAGIGWDMLRLYLLKSIDAEALRGTVR